In Candidatus Binatia bacterium, one DNA window encodes the following:
- a CDS encoding M48 family metallopeptidase, translated as MTRPADAVDESTLRDPLERPVFIASVACNFLLMAVAIALIFYEPSWLKNHPVLAKYIGFLRVLAITALIGIPLLVLERNRREASIRGNSVRLSDRQFPEVYAVLREHCRRLRMEKVPELFLTSGSIAPYSRTFSSWRENYIVLHQVIFDISDLKTMDVISFILAHELGAIRLNQTAVWNEMLLTYITAIKWLRNPLERVRTFSRDRYGATLSPTGFRGLLISAVGRRLMDRVNVEEYFAQMRAYGGFWSGLNIFFEPKPQVFTRLRRLRRAGYRYRPHEMPKQNAESLKK; from the coding sequence TTGACCAGACCCGCCGACGCCGTCGATGAATCGACGCTTCGGGATCCGCTGGAGCGCCCGGTATTCATCGCGTCGGTTGCGTGTAACTTTCTCCTCATGGCCGTCGCGATCGCTTTGATCTTCTACGAGCCTTCATGGCTCAAGAACCATCCGGTACTGGCGAAATACATCGGTTTTCTCCGAGTTTTGGCGATTACTGCGCTGATAGGAATTCCGTTGCTCGTGCTCGAGCGGAATCGCCGCGAGGCGTCGATTCGTGGGAATTCCGTCCGGCTTTCGGACCGTCAATTTCCCGAGGTGTACGCCGTACTTCGAGAGCACTGCCGGCGCCTGCGCATGGAGAAGGTGCCCGAGCTCTTCCTCACCAGCGGATCGATCGCGCCCTACTCGCGAACCTTCTCATCGTGGCGCGAGAACTACATCGTCTTGCATCAGGTCATCTTCGACATTAGCGATCTAAAGACGATGGATGTCATTTCATTTATTCTCGCTCACGAGCTCGGCGCCATTCGCCTCAATCAGACCGCCGTCTGGAACGAGATGCTCCTGACCTACATCACGGCGATCAAATGGCTGCGCAACCCGCTCGAGCGAGTGCGCACGTTCTCGCGGGATCGCTACGGTGCCACGCTTTCACCGACCGGTTTCCGAGGGCTGCTGATCAGCGCGGTGGGGCGCCGGCTGATGGATCGCGTCAACGTTGAGGAATACTTCGCGCAGATGCGAGCCTACGGCGGCTTCTGGTCCGGGCTCAACATCTTTTTCGAACCGAAGCCGCAGGTCTTCACACGCCTTCGCCGGCTTCGACGGGCGGGCTACCGTTATCGGCCGCACGAGATGCCCAAACAGAACGCGGAGAGTCTAAAGAAATGA